From Flavobacterium alkalisoli, the proteins below share one genomic window:
- a CDS encoding peptide-N-glycosidase F-related protein, producing MSKITFFENLKNAMKFLIVSLLLNCTAKMNAQQTITVFDEVLFYDGYAETVDEPVPAGVFRLSNSCFTRKLTDEELALFGNKLTMNITIKAACDNYDRIGNANIALVPKGQESYNYGEVERVEIARYITPFMNKNIQPDEVPYTFDMDNVALLFQDPVILADYDIWIELELFGVPYAANQQVSGCAGRSDVFYGTLEFVTDVDSTFEYSNNFFLPLSFKYLLRDYTLDGTDVLGETVRTINFTLEEDLPNAKFFLITSNHGANSGGEEYIRRWHYIYLDDEEIFSYKPGGLSCEPFREYNTQPNGIYGSSPMTASQWASFSNWCPGDKIPIRVIELGDLSAGEHSFKIDVPDAVFNGDQGEFPMSVYLQGFSVTLDTNDFNSLDFSLTPNPVNNILNINVQDTDVDKVIVASVTGQTVFESSEPILDLSSLQSGIYIVKIQFTNNQTAVQKIVKN from the coding sequence ATGAGTAAAATTACTTTTTTTGAAAACCTCAAAAATGCCATGAAATTTTTGATTGTCAGTTTACTTTTAAACTGTACAGCAAAAATGAATGCACAGCAAACTATTACTGTGTTTGATGAGGTACTCTTTTATGACGGGTATGCCGAAACGGTAGATGAACCGGTTCCCGCAGGAGTATTTCGTTTAAGCAATTCCTGTTTTACACGCAAACTTACTGATGAAGAATTAGCTCTTTTTGGGAATAAACTAACCATGAATATTACCATTAAGGCTGCATGTGATAATTATGACAGGATAGGTAATGCTAATATTGCATTGGTTCCTAAAGGACAGGAGTCTTATAATTATGGGGAGGTAGAGCGTGTTGAGATAGCACGATATATTACTCCTTTTATGAATAAGAACATTCAGCCTGATGAGGTACCTTATACGTTTGATATGGATAATGTAGCATTACTGTTTCAGGATCCCGTTATTCTTGCCGATTATGATATATGGATTGAACTTGAGTTGTTTGGGGTTCCTTATGCAGCTAATCAGCAGGTGAGTGGCTGTGCAGGAAGGAGTGATGTGTTTTATGGTACACTTGAGTTTGTTACCGATGTAGACAGCACATTTGAGTACAGCAATAATTTCTTTTTACCATTATCTTTCAAATACCTTTTAAGAGACTATACTCTTGACGGAACAGATGTATTGGGAGAAACGGTAAGAACTATCAATTTTACATTAGAGGAAGACTTACCTAATGCAAAGTTTTTCCTTATAACTTCTAATCACGGTGCTAATTCAGGAGGTGAGGAGTATATCAGGAGATGGCATTATATTTATCTTGATGATGAGGAAATATTCAGTTATAAACCGGGAGGATTGTCTTGTGAACCTTTTAGGGAATATAATACTCAGCCAAACGGTATTTACGGCTCAAGCCCGATGACAGCTTCACAGTGGGCATCTTTCAGTAACTGGTGCCCCGGAGATAAAATCCCTATTCGTGTTATAGAATTAGGTGACTTATCAGCTGGAGAGCACTCTTTTAAAATAGATGTACCGGATGCTGTATTTAACGGAGATCAGGGTGAATTCCCTATGTCAGTTTATCTTCAGGGATTCAGCGTTACTTTAGATACAAATGATTTTAATTCACTGGACTTCAGCTTAACACCAAACCCGGTAAATAACATTCTTAATATAAATGTACAGGATACTGATGTTGACAAAGTGATTGTAGCATCTGTAACCGGACAAACCGTTTTTGAATCTAGTGAGCCAATCCTTGACCTTTCAAGCCTTCAAAGCGGTATCTACATTGTAAAAATACAGTTTACTAACAACCAAACTGCTGTACAAAAGATAGTTAAGAATTAA
- a CDS encoding Ig-like domain-containing protein — translation MKTNFTKRVAIYTKSMASKFIRKNYAPSLLGIFLLVAGQATAQEYCTPQFTSTAGLTCDNYRLRNVVIGDINNDVTGAACSVSDYLSLSTTHAPGETVDFSITIGNYMSFAIYADFNLDGDFNDANEMLFAGHPDWLTTVETVTSTFDIPTDTEPGTYRMRVVGIWGDNPENPPITEGQACATFVREGNGNYHDYTLVVGEAAATYNAAVTITSGFNHDIIANGVGNASQSTTMSFDQTNTRALVSLDFQATSGASFPTYGLPANGEITSAVTTDVTFQLADYSGNNALFLTPDYVGTGTNTGTLAFSAQNVTDLYFLAGCAGGGMQTLPFTATVNFSDETSQTASLMVNDWYNGTGSAIQGIGRINTSNNNLEGDASNPRLYEITLAIDEENQEKTVTGITFTFNGDSTAEWASEIRMSILAVNITATEAPASAECVFTPLSLTGFNHDVVAEGTGGDANDKTTHPIDGANAFYAQDFVPTNPHSSGASAAAYGGGLPNNGMVSSSATEGLTYQLTSYSENNGLVLRNTTSNTGTLELTEQKKAERVYVAWVSAEGANSVDVQVNFADGSSQTFAGQNATDWWSTSPDASTVAMGSLGRISVITTAAWAPLNSFSGLTQTQLFQTEFTLNEENYNKLISSVTFTKATSSNDATTTAVIAISICETQSDVVETSVVVTTQDDALPEITENEGTLQLIATVTPEEETVLWTVEQGTEYAFVDENGLVTAIADGTVVVRATLSSDDTVYDEIEITVSNQNIDVTAIEVVVENDAEPTITEENGTLQLLAVITPEDATVTDVTWSVEEGTDFVYVDENGLVTALASGTATVRATSADNAEVYGELEVVVTIEALGTIDFNTTTFTVYPNPVSSVLYINANSNVNEVKVYNMLGQEVYTGTSNEINLQDLQAGYYVVKVRFENNTLATSKILKN, via the coding sequence ATGAAAACCAACTTCACAAAAAGAGTTGCCATATATACCAAAAGTATGGCTTCAAAATTCATAAGAAAAAACTATGCCCCTTCTTTGCTGGGAATATTTTTACTTGTTGCAGGGCAGGCCACTGCTCAGGAATACTGTACACCTCAGTTTACATCAACAGCAGGATTAACCTGTGATAATTACAGGCTTAGAAATGTAGTAATAGGAGACATTAATAACGATGTAACAGGTGCAGCCTGTTCCGTTTCCGATTATCTTTCATTAAGTACTACACATGCTCCGGGTGAGACTGTAGATTTTTCTATTACTATAGGCAACTATATGTCTTTTGCTATCTATGCAGATTTTAATCTGGATGGTGATTTTAATGACGCTAACGAAATGCTGTTTGCGGGTCATCCGGACTGGCTTACTACAGTTGAAACCGTAACATCTACTTTTGATATTCCGACAGATACAGAACCTGGTACCTACCGTATGAGAGTAGTAGGTATTTGGGGTGATAATCCGGAGAATCCTCCTATTACAGAAGGTCAGGCATGTGCTACTTTTGTTAGGGAAGGTAACGGTAACTATCATGACTATACTCTAGTGGTAGGTGAGGCTGCCGCTACATATAATGCAGCTGTTACCATTACTTCGGGTTTTAACCACGATATTATTGCAAATGGTGTAGGTAATGCATCTCAAAGTACCACAATGAGTTTTGACCAAACCAATACACGTGCACTGGTATCGTTAGATTTTCAGGCAACCTCAGGAGCTTCTTTCCCAACTTACGGATTACCTGCTAACGGTGAGATTACTAGTGCGGTTACTACTGATGTTACTTTCCAGCTTGCAGATTATTCAGGTAATAATGCACTTTTCCTTACACCGGATTATGTAGGTACAGGAACAAATACAGGTACACTGGCGTTTTCGGCTCAAAATGTAACCGATTTATATTTTCTTGCCGGATGTGCAGGCGGAGGCATGCAAACATTACCTTTTACGGCTACGGTAAACTTTAGTGATGAGACCAGTCAGACAGCAAGCCTTATGGTAAACGACTGGTATAATGGTACAGGTTCTGCTATTCAGGGTATTGGAAGGATAAATACAAGCAACAACAACCTTGAAGGTGATGCTTCAAACCCAAGACTATATGAAATTACTTTAGCAATAGACGAAGAGAACCAGGAAAAAACAGTTACCGGCATTACTTTTACTTTTAATGGCGATAGTACTGCTGAATGGGCTAGTGAGATTCGTATGTCAATATTAGCAGTGAATATAACAGCTACAGAAGCTCCTGCTTCGGCCGAGTGTGTGTTTACCCCGCTATCATTAACAGGCTTTAATCACGATGTGGTGGCCGAAGGTACAGGAGGTGATGCAAACGATAAAACAACACATCCTATAGACGGTGCTAATGCCTTTTACGCTCAGGATTTTGTTCCTACGAACCCTCATAGTTCAGGGGCAAGTGCCGCTGCTTACGGAGGAGGGCTTCCAAACAATGGGATGGTATCAAGTAGTGCAACTGAAGGTTTAACCTACCAGTTAACATCTTATTCTGAAAATAACGGACTTGTACTAAGAAATACTACAAGTAATACAGGTACCCTTGAACTTACCGAACAGAAAAAAGCTGAGAGGGTTTATGTTGCATGGGTAAGTGCAGAAGGTGCTAACAGTGTGGATGTTCAGGTTAATTTTGCTGATGGCTCTTCACAAACTTTTGCAGGTCAAAACGCTACAGACTGGTGGTCTACAAGTCCTGATGCCAGTACGGTTGCAATGGGAAGCTTAGGTAGAATATCTGTTATTACTACAGCAGCTTGGGCTCCGTTAAACAGCTTTAGCGGACTTACGCAAACTCAGCTTTTCCAAACTGAATTTACACTTAACGAAGAGAATTATAATAAGCTTATAAGCTCTGTTACATTTACAAAAGCAACTTCTTCTAATGATGCTACAACAACTGCCGTAATCGCTATAAGTATTTGTGAAACACAGTCTGATGTTGTAGAGACATCAGTAGTTGTTACCACTCAGGATGATGCACTTCCTGAAATTACAGAAAATGAGGGTACGCTTCAGTTAATAGCGACTGTTACTCCGGAAGAAGAAACTGTACTTTGGACGGTAGAACAGGGAACTGAATATGCTTTTGTTGATGAAAACGGATTAGTAACTGCTATTGCAGACGGTACAGTAGTAGTTAGGGCTACACTTTCTTCGGATGATACAGTATATGATGAAATTGAAATAACAGTTTCTAACCAGAATATTGATGTTACAGCTATTGAAGTTGTTGTTGAAAATGATGCCGAACCTACTATTACAGAAGAAAACGGGACATTACAGCTTTTAGCGGTAATTACTCCGGAAGACGCTACAGTTACAGATGTTACTTGGAGCGTAGAGGAAGGTACTGATTTTGTTTATGTAGATGAAAACGGACTTGTAACAGCTTTGGCTAGTGGTACAGCTACGGTAAGAGCTACTTCTGCAGACAATGCTGAGGTTTATGGCGAACTGGAAGTGGTTGTTACTATTGAAGCATTAGGTACTATCGATTTTAATACTACAACATTTACTGTATATCCAAACCCTGTATCTTCAGTTTTATACATAAATGCTAACAGTAATGTTAACGAAGTAAAAGTATATAATATGCTGGGTCAGGAAGTTTACACTGGAACTTCAAACGAAATAAACCTTCAGGATCTTCAGGCAGGATATTATGTTGTAAAAGTGCGTTTTGAAAATAATACTCTGGCTACTTCAAAAATACTAAAGAACTAA